A single Anabrus simplex isolate iqAnaSimp1 chromosome 10, ASM4041472v1, whole genome shotgun sequence DNA region contains:
- the LOC137502388 gene encoding uncharacterized protein, translated as MLRTPKHPALNAGSYSIDSVPIPDVLKDQSSSPTLPLQMENHDVAGTSGTNTREAEVERPLLSRRKPIFRKKSLPLSATGKKIEPWVTARTEVAQLQKRLLEEQLREVQKRDEREAALFLIKKRSLELDVKIKEETLKNLTK; from the exons ATGCTGAGGACTCCAAAGCATCCTGCTTTAAATGCTGGCAGCTACTCGATCGACTCGGTACCAATCCCTGATGTTCTCAAAG ACCAATCAAGTAGTCCTACTCTGCCGTTGCAGATGGAAAATCATGATG TTGCAGGTACTTCGGGTACCAACACAAGAGAGGCGGAGGTGGAACGTCCTCTACTTAGTCGGCGTAAGCCAATATTTAGAAAGAAGAGCTTACCACTGTCTGCAACGGGGAAGAAAATTGAACCATGGGTCACAGCGAGGACTGAAGTAGCTCAGCTGCAGAAGAGGCTGCTGGAGGAACAATTGCGAGAAGTGCAGAAAAGAGATGAAAGAGAAGCAGCTCTGTTTCTTATAAAGAAAAGGAGCTTAGAACTAGATGTAAAAATTAAGGAGGAGACCCTTAAAAATCTGACAAAATAA